The Thermodesulfobacteriota bacterium genome contains the following window.
TTGTAACCCCTACAATAGTAAATGACTGCGCTCTTACTTCATGACGCGTTACATCACCCAATGATGCAATCGCAACAGAACTTACCGCACCCGCCCCCTGAATAACACGGGCCAAAATGAGCTCAACAATATTATCTGCAAGCCCACATATAAGGCTTCCTATTGTAAACACAGCGAGTCCAATTAAAAGCGCTTGCTTTCGGCCAATTTTGTCGCTAAGCCAACCATATGGAACCTGAAGAAGGCTCTGTACAAGCGCATATATTCCAAAGGCAATTCCGGCTAGTCCTATATCTGCACCAGGGTAGCGCTCTGCATAAACACTGAAAACAGGCAATATCAAAAAGATCCCCATAAGCCTTATTGCCATAATGAGGCCAACCGACGCGACCGCTCTTGCTTCAGTTTTATTAAGTTTCATAATATTTTGTAAAGGTGCTTGTTTATAAAAAGTTTTTAATTCTAACACGTTAGCATAAAATTGATATAAGGTCATTGATAGTACTGCTCGTATATGTAAGCTTAAGGTAGTGATGAAGCTTAGAAAGACCGCGCACAACATAGAATCAGACTCTTTTGATAAAGAGCAGTTTGAAAATCTACTTTCGCATTCAGATGAGTTGAATATCTTAATAGATAGTGGAAGCAATCTGCTGCCTCATTTTGATGCTCTCATTATGGATCTATTTTATTCGTTTTATAAACACAATGTTTTATTCCTACCACAAGATACTTCAAAGAAAGGCTCCGCATTGGCGAGAAAACTGCTTCAAAAGGTGTTTATAGACAAACATTACAAAGAGCTAAGAGAGGAAACCATTTTAGATAACTTTAAATCCGCCCTTGCAACAATTGACATGGGAAATCAGATTCTAGGGTGGATTCGCTCTGATGAAGGTCCCGGAGAAAAAACACTCCTAAAAGAGTGGGAAGTTGATCAGGCTGAAGACAATGTCAGTCAGCTTGAGGAAGAAATAGAGACCTGGGATGAGGTG
Protein-coding sequences here:
- a CDS encoding MFS transporter, translating into MKLNKTEARAVASVGLIMAIRLMGIFLILPVFSVYAERYPGADIGLAGIAFGIYALVQSLLQVPYGWLSDKIGRKQALLIGLAVFTIGSLICGLADNIVELILARVIQGAGAVSSVAIASLGDVTRHEVRAQSFTIVGVTIGVGFIIAIILGPLLAAEIGFTNVFYILAALGLIAIIFTIIFFPEIEKKDFLHEESEILSYLKDPEIKKLFLGAAVISLTVNLFVFIYPLSWTELGVDDNDLWHVYLIAVLPTAIFAYPYVRYAEKRGILKVAT